DNA sequence from the Peptococcus niger genome:
CTGCCTTACATACATGGCGCGCATGGCGTTTAAGATGGCGATGATGGTGACGCCCACATCGGCAAAAACGGCTGCCCACATGGTTGCAAAGCCCAAGGCACCCAGCAGCATGACCACTGCCTTAACCCCTAAGGCAAAAATCACATTCTGCCAAACGATGCGTCGGGTACGCCGGGCAAGGGCAATCCCTTCTGCCACTTTAGCCGGTTCATCGGTCATTAAGACGACATCGGCGGCTTCAATGGCGGCGTCCGAGCCCAAGGCGCCCATGGCGATGCCCACATTGGCCAAGGCCAGGACGGGGGCATCGTTTAAGCCATCGCCCACAAAGGCAACGCAGCGTCCTTCCGCTTGCAATTGTTCCAAGGCGGTCACCTTATCCTGGGGCAAGAGTTCCGATTCAATGCGGTCTATGCCCAGATCGGCCCCCACCCATTCAGCGACATCATGCCGATCGCCGGTGAGCATCACCGTTTCGCCAATGCCCATCTTTTTTAAGTGGGCAATGGCGCCGCGACTGCTTTCCTTGGGGTCATCGCTGACCACAATGTGGCCCAGATAACGTCCATCGTAAGCTACATAAACCACCGAAGCCGGGCCATCCACCGGCGGTGCGTCAATACCTGCCTCCGTCAGCAGGCGGGCATTGCCGACCAAGGCCAAACGCCCGTCAATCTTACCGGTGAGGCCTCGACCGCTCACTTCTTGAAGCTCGGTCACCGGGGGCCGTTCGCCTTCGAAAGCAGCGCTGACGGCTTGGGCAATCGGATGGGTAGAGTGGTCCTCCAAGGCAGTGGCCAGGCGATAAACCTCCTCTTCATCAACGCCCGGTGCCGGCTTAACGGCCACAACCGCAAAGTGCCCTTCCGTTAAGGTCCCGGTTTTATCAAAAACCACCGTATCCACTTCTGCTAAGGTTTCCAGGTAGGTGGCGCCTTTGACCAAAATGGCTGATCGCGACGCGCCACCGATGCCGGCAAAAAAGGTCAGGGGCACGGAAATCACCAGGGCGCAAGGGCAGGAACAAACAAGGAAGATCAGGGCCCGATAAAGCCAGGTTTCAAAACTTGCCGGGCCGAAAATAACCGTTGGAATCAGACATAAGGCCACCGCACAGGCAACAACCGTCGGCGTATACACGGCAGCAAAGCGCGTGATAAACCGCTCCATACGCGCTTTGCGGTCGGAAGCGTTCTCCACCAGTTCTAAAATTTTGGCAACAGTGGAATCCACAAAGGCGGTAAGGGTTTCCAGTTCCAGCACCCCGCTCAAGTTAATGCTGCCGGAGAGCACCTCATCGCCGGTGCCTACCGCACGGGGCATGCTTTCACCGGTCAAGGCCGAGGTGTCAAGCTGGCTCGTCCCGGTGACCACCTTCCCGTCCAGGGGGACCCGTTCGCCGGGGCGGACCAGGATGCGGCTGCCTACGGCAACGCTTTCCGGCGCCACTTCCCGGACGGCCCCGTCTTCCATCAGGTTGGCAAAGTCCGGGCGAATGTCCATAAGCCCGCTAATCGAGCGCCGCGACCGATCCACGGCCAAGTCTTGCACCAGTTCGCCGGTTTGATAAAAGAGCATGACGGCCACGGCCTCTTCCCAGGCCCCAATACCGAAAGCACCGACGGCGGCAATGGCCATCAAGACTTCTTCATTAAAAAACTGCCTGCGGGCAAAGCCTTTTACCGCATTGACCAACACCGGCCCGCCAACAACCACAAAGGCCATGAGAAAGGCCAACAGAGCCGGCCGGCTGTCTTCACCCAAGGCAAAACCTGCGATAAAAAGAACCGCTGCCGCGGCCAGCATGGCCAGTGTTTTTTTCCGGGCCAGCAAGCCGTCAATTAACCGAGCCTGGATGACGGCTTTATCGGCTGTCGCCAGCTGGACCACTGTGCCCGGTTCAATGCGGTCGGCAATGTCTTGAACCCGCGCCTGCAAGGCTGCCGGATCACCGGTGTGGCAAAGGCGCAGCCGCTGGTCCATCAGGTTCAAGCTGGCCTCCTGGACCTCAGGCAGCTTAGCCACCTCCGCTTCAATTTTCGCCGCGCAATTGGCACAGGTCAGGTTGGGCAAGGAGAAAACCGTCTCCTGCCCCGACTCAGTCACCGCTTGAACGATGGTGCCCGGCTCAATCCGGTCAGCCAGCCGGCTGACCGCGTCAAGGAGGTCATCCGGATCCGCCCTATGCAACAACTGCAATTCCCGTTTGAGAAAATTAAGCGAGGCGGTCTGAACGCCCGGCAGGTCCCCGGCCGCCTGCTCAATTTTCGCGGCACAATGGGCACAGGTTAAGTTGGGCAGGGTGAGCCTGAGTCGGGCCGGGCCGCCGGCAGCCTCCTCATCCGGCGGCGCCTTTTCGGTATGTTCCTCGCAATGATCCGTCGAGTGGTTGAGGGTCGGCGATGCCTCGACGGCACCGGTCGACTCTTTGCTGTAATGGGTGTGATCACAAAGCGGCCCGTGGGCGCTGCAACCACATGAATGGTGATGTTCCTGCATGATGACCTCCTCTAATGAATGATGTCTTAACGCTCCATAATATGCGCCAGGCCCTGACGAAAAATTTGCGCCACATGGTCGTCGTCTAAGGCATAGACCCTGTTGCGCCCGTCACGGGTGCTTTTTACCAGGCGGGCGCCTTTCAGTACCCGCAATTGGTGGCTGATGGCCGATTGACTCATGCCCAGCGCTTCGGCAATATGAACCACGCAGCACTGGCCCTGGGCCAAGGTCCAAAGAATCCGCACCCGGGTGGGGTCCCCCAAGACCTTAAACAGCGTTGTCAGTGCTGCCAAATCCTGGTCTCCCGGCAGGTGGTCCCAGCCCTTCCCGGCAGCTGGCTGTCCCTTGTCCATACGCGCCCTCCTTTTCAACACTTGCGCATCCTTATGCCTTACAAGGTCGCGCCAATGTATGAACAACTGTTCACATATTCATATATTAGCGCGCCAGCTGCCAGCTGTCAAGCCAAAGTTTCCAGTCATTTTAAGATTATAAAAAATTTTTTCCTTGGATCTTCCGTCGGCCCATGACGGCTCCGCCCCGCTGCTATATAATGAGAGAACAACAGCTGTATTTAAATACCGAAAGCATCTTCAAGGAGGATCATATGGCTAAATTCACGCATCACCTACAAGCCTTAACCGATATTTTAGGAAAAGATCGGGTCTTAAAGGCGCCTGTGGATACCTTCGGCTATTCATACGACGGCTCACCGGAACCCCTTAGTCAAGCTTTTCAGCCGGATGCGGTTTGCAAGTGCCATAGCACAGAAGAGGTCTCCCAGGTCATGGCCTACTGCCACCGGCACAACATCCCGGTGACCTGCCGCGGCATCGGCAGCGGTCGCAGTGGCGGCGCCATTCCCGTATCCGGAGGGGTGGTCCTATCGCTAGATGAAATGAACGCCATTTTGGAAATTGACCGCGCCAACCTGATGGCGACGGTCCAGGCCGGTGTCCGCACCAAGACCTTGGCCGACGCCTGCAAGGCAGAAGGCCTTTTTTACCCGCCGGATCCGTCCAGTTATGCTTATTCAACGATCGGCGGCAATATTGCCGAAAATGCCGGTGGCATCTGTGCCGTCAAATACGGGGGCACGGCCGCCTATGTCATGGCGCTGGAGGTTGTCTTGGCCGACGGCAGGGTGATCCGGGTGGGCGGAAAAATGGTAAAGAACGTGACCGGCTATAACTTGGTCGGGCTCTTCATCGGCTCAGAAGGGACCCTGGGCATCATCACCCAAGCCACCCTCCGTCTTATTGCAGCTCCGGCCTGCAAGGGAACGGCCCAGGCCTGCTTCAGCAGCATGCAAGCGGCTTGCGAGACCGTATCCGACGCCTTAGCAAAGGGCGTTGTCCCAGCCGCAGCAGAGGTCATGGATGCGGTGTCCATCCAAGCAGCAGAGCGGTTCCTGGACTTTTCCGCTCCGGACAATACGGAAGCCCTGGTCTTGTTTGATGTTGACGGAGACGATCCGGAGGCCATTAGCCGCCAGCTGGAAGCCTTGCAATCCCTGGCTGAGGCCCACGACGCCGTCCGCCTCCTAACGACGACAGATCCGGACGAAGCGGCCGCCTTGTGGCAGGTCCGCCGGAAATTATCCTCGGCGGTGGCCGCCCTGGCCCCGGATAAGGTGGGCGAGGACATATCCGTTCCCCGGTCCAAATTAGCCGAGGTGGTGGAAACCCTCAATGACATTGCCCAGCGGCACGACTTACTTTTGGCGGTTTACGGCCATGCCGGTGACGGCAACCTGCACCCGGCCTTCTTACTGGACCTGGCCGACCCGGCGCAAAAAGCCCGTCTGGATAAGGCCTTGGATGAAACCTTCCGTGCTGCTGTGGCCTGCGGCGGCACCCTATCCGGCGAGCACGGCATCGGCATTTCCAAAAAGCCCTGGATCCAAACGGCCTTATCTGAAGACGTCATCAATACGTCCCTGACCCTTAAACAGGCCCTGGACCCGAAAGGCATTCTAAATCCGGGCAAAATATTTTAGGAGGGGACATGACTGACTGTAAGAAAGAATCCGTTCAAAACGATGACTTGCTCAACTTACTCAACCAATGCGACCGCTGCGGCGCCTGTACCCTGGTCTGCCCCTTATATGAGGTCAATGCTCTGGACCGCGCCACAGCCCGTGGGAAGCTGGCCTTGGCCAAGGCCTACTTGACCGGTGTCCTGCCGGAAGGCGGTGCCGCCCTCCAGGAGGCTATGGAATATTGCCTCTTATGCGGCGCCTGCAGCGAGGTCTGTCCATCGCACATTATGACCGCCGATGCCATGGTGGACATGCGCCATCGGCTGGGGGAAAAATACGGTCTGTCCCTTTTTCACCGCGCCGTCGGCGCCGGCCTGGCCTCCCCCGGCTTTCGCAATCTGGGGCGTGCCGGCATCGCTGCTGCCCAAGCCCTGGCCTTTCCCAAGCTGACCGGTGGACTTTTGCCGGCCGATCCGGTCACGCCCCGCACCGGCCATCCAGGGCCGGCAGCCCTGCACACCAGCTTACCAGCGGAAACCGGGGCCCGGTCAGCTGAGGGCCTGAAAAATATCGCCTATTTCACCGGCTGCGCCATGGGCCTTTTCTTTCCCAAGGCAGCCGATGCGAGTGTGCGCACCTTGCAGGCGGCCGGTTTTCAGGTCGACCGCCCGAGGGTGGATTGCTGTGGCGTGCCCCAGCTGGCCCACGGCCTTGCCGAAAGGGCCCGCAGCCTGGCAAAAGACAACATCGCCAGGTTAGAACCCTACGACGCCATCGTCACCGATTGTGGCTCCTGTGCCAACAGTTTGCGCGAATACCCCCACCGTTTAGCCGATGACCAGGACTGGGCCCTCCGCGCAACCGCCTTGGCCAAAAAAATCTGGAGCCTATCTGAATTGCTCTACGCCGCCGGCTACCAGCCGCCCCACCGGCAGCTCCGCGTCACCTACCACGACAGCTGCCATTTAAACCGCGGCCTGGGCGTTCACGAGGCGCCACGCGCCCTCTTACGCCAAGCCAGCGATTATATTGAAATGAACCGCGCCGACCGCTGTTGCGGCGGGTCAGGAAGTTTCGCCCTGGAACATCCGGCCGTCGCCAAGAAAATTTTGGCTTTGAAAGAGAGCGATGTCCGCGCCACCGGTGCCCAAGTGCTTGTGGCCGAATGCCCCTCCTGCTTAATGCAGCTGGGAAAAATGGCCGGCAAGGGACTGCAAGTCCTCCACCTGTCACAGGTCATCTGTCCTTAGGGGCAACACTTCGCTCTCTCATAATAACTCCTTTTATTTTCTATAAATATTTCTCATATTAGAGTTCATTTTACAGGACCCGTATGTTACACTTGTGATAAGCAATGATATCTTAAAAGTTTTGGTATGTGAGGAGATTGTCAAGCCCCGGAAAGAAGGAAAGGATGAGGCTTACCCATGAAACAAGTATATTCTGACGTCATCGCCATGCGCCGTGACATTTTCCGTGAAATCGCCCGTTTGGCCTATGAGGATGGCGATTTGCACGACCTGCGTCAGGCCGTCTTTAACATTCTCCCCGGCGAAAGCCCGCTGTACGGTACGGATATTTTTCGCGAACGCGCCATTGCCGGTGAACGCCTCCGTCTGGGATTGGGCTTGTCTGTACGGGATGCCGGCAACCTCGGCCCGTTGGACGATGACATCGACCTGATTGACGCAGCCCACCGGGTCTATGAGCCGCCATTGGTCAATGTGATTCCCTTTGCCTGCCAGGCCTGCCCCACCAAGACCGTTTCAGTGACCAACAATTGCCGGGCCTGCATCGGCCACCCCTGTAAGAATGTCTGCCCTAAGGATGCCATTGATTGGAATTCAAAGGACGGCGCCACCATCAATGAGGTCCTCTGCATTCGCTGTGGCCGGTGTGCGGACTACTGCCCCTACAACGCCATCATTAAATACGACCGCCCCTGTGCCGCCAACTGTGGCGTCAAGGCCATCGGCAGCGACGACTTGGGCCGGGCGGAGATCGACCACAACAAATGTGTTTCCTGCGGCCGTTGCATCACCGAATGTCCCTTTGGCGCCATCAGCGATAAATCGCAAATTTACCAGCTGATTCGTTCCATTAAAGCCGGTGACCACCATGTGGCCATTGTGGCCCCTTCCTTTGTGGGGCAGTTCGGCAACAAGGTCAGTCCGGAGCAAATTTTTGAAGCCATTTATCAAATCGGCTTTACGGAGGTCATGGAAGTCGGCCTGGGCGCCGACCTGACCACCCTGCAGGAGGCGGAAGAATTTGTCCACCTGGTTCCGGACACCCGCCCCTTTATGGGCACCTCCTGCTGCAATTCCTGGTCCCTGATGATTCAAAAGATATTCCCGGACATTGCGCCTTACGTCTCGGAAACGGCTACGCCCATGATTGAAACGGCCTACTACATTAAGCAGAAAAATCCCGATGCAAAGGTCACCTTTATTGGGCCCTGTATCTCTAAAAAACTGGAAGCCCTGCGCCATTACGTCAAAAATTACGTTGACTTTGTCATCACCTTTGAAGAGCTGGGTGGCATCTTGAGTGCCAAAGGCTTTACCTTCGAGGCCATGCAAGAATTGGAACCTAGAGAGACTATTCAACAAGCGTCTAAGACGGCGCGTGGTTATGCCAGCGGCGGCGGCGTGGCCACTGCTGTGGCCGAGCTCATCGCCGAAAAATGGCCTGAGGTCGAGGTGAATTATGAAGGCGCCGAAGGGTTGGACAATTGCGTTAAGCTGATGAAGCTGGCCAAGGCGGGCAAGAAAAACGGCATGCTTCTTGAAGGCATGGCCTGTGAAGGCGGCTGCTTAGGCGGCCCGGGCACCCTTGCCGCTTTGAACGTTGCCCGACGCGCCCTGCAAAAATTCAAAGATGACAGCACTTTTGCGTCACCGACCAACAACGAATTGATTCACCACTTTGATCCGGAATGCATCACGCGAGCAAAAGAATCCGATCATGAAGAGGAACACCGGGTTGAAGTGGCGGCAAAAGTCAGCAAGCTGGCCTACGAAAAACGCAAACAGCAAGAAAACTAGGGTCTTGTCCCCGCTTCGGCGGGGATTTTTTATACCCTTGCAGACAGGCCAATCTTTTTTTACTATAGAGCTAGACCTGTTAACCCTGTCAGCTATTTGTACAAGCTATTGTAAGGAGGAGCTATGAAACGCGTTCTTGCTTTCCATGATTTATGCGGCTTGGGCCATTCATCACTGGCCTGTGCCCTGCCGGTCATATCCGCCTGCGGCCATCAAGTGATTGCCGCGCCAACCTCAGTCCTATCCAGCCAGACCGACGGCTATGAGAACTACGCCGTCACCGGCTTGACCCACTTTTTGCACGCTGCCTTGCGCCATTGGGAACGGGAAGGCCTCCAGGTGGAGGCCCTCTACAGCGGCTACCTGGCCGACCCCCTCCAGGTGGCCCACGTCGAGTTCGGCATCAAACGTCTCTTGCGTCCCGGCGGTACCGTCTTGGTTGACCCGGTCTTGGGCGACAATGGCAGCTTATACCCGGATTTCGGCCCTGAAATGATTGAGGCCATGAAAAACCTTATCCGGCAAGCGGACATTGTCACGCCAAACGTCACCGAGCTCTGCGCCCTCACCGGCCGCCCCCTGGGCGATGATCTGACCGAAGCTGCCTTAAAAGAGGCCGTCTTAACCTTGGCCGACCAGGGCCCGAAACGCATTGTGGTCACCTCCTTCACCCCGACCGATGACGAAATTGCCAGCTGCGCCTATGACCTGGCCCAGGACCGCTTCTTCCTCCACCGTCAAAAGCGGATTCCCGCCCATTATTGTGGCACCGGCGACCTCTTTGCCTCCGTTCTCCTAGGGGGCCTCTTAAGCGGTTTGGCCTTTGATGAGGCCTTGATGCGCGCCGACCGGTTTGTGGCCGAAGCCATCGCCTTAGGCATGAACCAGGAGGTCCCCCGCCGCGAAGGGGTCCCCTTTGAGCCCTTGTTGGGCAAATTGGTCTAAAGCAGCCGGCGTGAGCGTTTAAACCCTTTTGCGCTGCGGTATGTAATAAGCGAATCCATCAACTAGGGCCCAGATGAGCGAAAGGAGGCGCAAGATATGGCAGCGCGCGTACACGGCGTTTACGATGATATTTCCGAAACCTACAAGGCCGTTTTACAGCTCATTGGAAGCGGCTGGCGCAAAGATCAGTTGGTGCTGATTACAGCCGCCTTGCCGGTGACCGATGACCAGGCCGATGACCTTGACCGTCGGCAGGTCGTTCGCCAAAAAAGTTTGCTGGAAACCGTTTTTCCCCTTCGGACTTATAGCCAGGCTTATGTCGGCGGTTTGTGTGAGGCACATAAATCCATGCTCCTCCCCTACCAGGCAGACTTAGATGCCGGGCGAATTGTGCTCGTCTTATCCAACGACCACAGCCTATGAGGTCCTTTACCCGCGGTAAAGGATCTCTCTTTTTGCCCCAAGCTGCCCCTTCTAAAAAAGGGCACAAAAAAAGCGCCGCCACAGCAGCGCTTATGCCCAAACCAGCTCTTAAAAAGCGACCAGGAGAAACATCTTAAAGGCCTCTGACGCTTTTAAAGCGTGAGGGATTTCTGCCGGCATGACCAAACTTTCGCCGGCCTTGACCTGGTAGGTCTCTTCGCCGACGGTGATTTCCGCCGTCCCTTCCAGGACCATCACCAGGGCGTCGCCACTGCTCTTATGCGCGCCAATGCGGGTCCCTTCCGCCAGAGCGAAGGTCGTCAGACTGATCTCCGGGCATTGGCAAATGGTCATGCTGGTAACCTCACCCTCAGCCCAGTCCATGGCCTCTGCCAGGTTGACCGCATGACCCTTGATCAGGTGCCGGGTTTGGCTGTGGTCATCGCCCGCCGTCAAGGTCACCTGCAACAACTGAAAGGGCGCATCCGACCCAAGAGAGTGCTTGGCATCCCTCGGTACGACAAAGGCATCGCCCGGGTCCAGAACATCTTCCGAGGCCCCCAGGCGAATCACCGGCGCCCCGGCCAAACCGAAATACAAGGTTTCCCCGGCATAATGGGCATCGCTCACCCCTTCACCGCCATCAAAGGCATAAAGGGTAATTTCCGGACTGTCCTCAGCAGACAGCTGACGGCTGGTCACCTGCTGGGCCCGCTGGGAAACCGCTTTGGCCAGCTGAAACGGCGCCCCGCCCTTTAACGTCAACATAGCATCCATCCTCCCCATATTTGTAAAAGCTTCGCCATTATTTTAACTTGATATTGATATAATAGCCCTTTTTGTTTATTTTTAAACCCCTGAACCCAAGGAGCGAACATGACGAAAAAATATTTCTTTTTTGATTTAGACGGCACCCTGGCACCGGGCATTGATAAA
Encoded proteins:
- a CDS encoding heavy metal translocating P-type ATPase; the encoded protein is MQEHHHSCGCSAHGPLCDHTHYSKESTGAVEASPTLNHSTDHCEEHTEKAPPDEEAAGGPARLRLTLPNLTCAHCAAKIEQAAGDLPGVQTASLNFLKRELQLLHRADPDDLLDAVSRLADRIEPGTIVQAVTESGQETVFSLPNLTCANCAAKIEAEVAKLPEVQEASLNLMDQRLRLCHTGDPAALQARVQDIADRIEPGTVVQLATADKAVIQARLIDGLLARKKTLAMLAAAAVLFIAGFALGEDSRPALLAFLMAFVVVGGPVLVNAVKGFARRQFFNEEVLMAIAAVGAFGIGAWEEAVAVMLFYQTGELVQDLAVDRSRRSISGLMDIRPDFANLMEDGAVREVAPESVAVGSRILVRPGERVPLDGKVVTGTSQLDTSALTGESMPRAVGTGDEVLSGSINLSGVLELETLTAFVDSTVAKILELVENASDRKARMERFITRFAAVYTPTVVACAVALCLIPTVIFGPASFETWLYRALIFLVCSCPCALVISVPLTFFAGIGGASRSAILVKGATYLETLAEVDTVVFDKTGTLTEGHFAVVAVKPAPGVDEEEVYRLATALEDHSTHPIAQAVSAAFEGERPPVTELQEVSGRGLTGKIDGRLALVGNARLLTEAGIDAPPVDGPASVVYVAYDGRYLGHIVVSDDPKESSRGAIAHLKKMGIGETVMLTGDRHDVAEWVGADLGIDRIESELLPQDKVTALEQLQAEGRCVAFVGDGLNDAPVLALANVGIAMGALGSDAAIEAADVVLMTDEPAKVAEGIALARRTRRIVWQNVIFALGVKAVVMLLGALGFATMWAAVFADVGVTIIAILNAMRAMYVRQSNIL
- a CDS encoding ArsR/SmtB family transcription factor — its product is MDKGQPAAGKGWDHLPGDQDLAALTTLFKVLGDPTRVRILWTLAQGQCCVVHIAEALGMSQSAISHQLRVLKGARLVKSTRDGRNRVYALDDDHVAQIFRQGLAHIMER
- a CDS encoding FAD-binding oxidoreductase, translated to MAKFTHHLQALTDILGKDRVLKAPVDTFGYSYDGSPEPLSQAFQPDAVCKCHSTEEVSQVMAYCHRHNIPVTCRGIGSGRSGGAIPVSGGVVLSLDEMNAILEIDRANLMATVQAGVRTKTLADACKAEGLFYPPDPSSYAYSTIGGNIAENAGGICAVKYGGTAAYVMALEVVLADGRVIRVGGKMVKNVTGYNLVGLFIGSEGTLGIITQATLRLIAAPACKGTAQACFSSMQAACETVSDALAKGVVPAAAEVMDAVSIQAAERFLDFSAPDNTEALVLFDVDGDDPEAISRQLEALQSLAEAHDAVRLLTTTDPDEAAALWQVRRKLSSAVAALAPDKVGEDISVPRSKLAEVVETLNDIAQRHDLLLAVYGHAGDGNLHPAFLLDLADPAQKARLDKALDETFRAAVACGGTLSGEHGIGISKKPWIQTALSEDVINTSLTLKQALDPKGILNPGKIF
- a CDS encoding (Fe-S)-binding protein, producing the protein MTDCKKESVQNDDLLNLLNQCDRCGACTLVCPLYEVNALDRATARGKLALAKAYLTGVLPEGGAALQEAMEYCLLCGACSEVCPSHIMTADAMVDMRHRLGEKYGLSLFHRAVGAGLASPGFRNLGRAGIAAAQALAFPKLTGGLLPADPVTPRTGHPGPAALHTSLPAETGARSAEGLKNIAYFTGCAMGLFFPKAADASVRTLQAAGFQVDRPRVDCCGVPQLAHGLAERARSLAKDNIARLEPYDAIVTDCGSCANSLREYPHRLADDQDWALRATALAKKIWSLSELLYAAGYQPPHRQLRVTYHDSCHLNRGLGVHEAPRALLRQASDYIEMNRADRCCGGSGSFALEHPAVAKKILALKESDVRATGAQVLVAECPSCLMQLGKMAGKGLQVLHLSQVICP
- a CDS encoding 4Fe-4S dicluster domain-containing protein, with the translated sequence MKQVYSDVIAMRRDIFREIARLAYEDGDLHDLRQAVFNILPGESPLYGTDIFRERAIAGERLRLGLGLSVRDAGNLGPLDDDIDLIDAAHRVYEPPLVNVIPFACQACPTKTVSVTNNCRACIGHPCKNVCPKDAIDWNSKDGATINEVLCIRCGRCADYCPYNAIIKYDRPCAANCGVKAIGSDDLGRAEIDHNKCVSCGRCITECPFGAISDKSQIYQLIRSIKAGDHHVAIVAPSFVGQFGNKVSPEQIFEAIYQIGFTEVMEVGLGADLTTLQEAEEFVHLVPDTRPFMGTSCCNSWSLMIQKIFPDIAPYVSETATPMIETAYYIKQKNPDAKVTFIGPCISKKLEALRHYVKNYVDFVITFEELGGILSAKGFTFEAMQELEPRETIQQASKTARGYASGGGVATAVAELIAEKWPEVEVNYEGAEGLDNCVKLMKLAKAGKKNGMLLEGMACEGGCLGGPGTLAALNVARRALQKFKDDSTFASPTNNELIHHFDPECITRAKESDHEEEHRVEVAAKVSKLAYEKRKQQEN
- a CDS encoding pyridoxamine kinase, with product MKRVLAFHDLCGLGHSSLACALPVISACGHQVIAAPTSVLSSQTDGYENYAVTGLTHFLHAALRHWEREGLQVEALYSGYLADPLQVAHVEFGIKRLLRPGGTVLVDPVLGDNGSLYPDFGPEMIEAMKNLIRQADIVTPNVTELCALTGRPLGDDLTEAALKEAVLTLADQGPKRIVVTSFTPTDDEIASCAYDLAQDRFFLHRQKRIPAHYCGTGDLFASVLLGGLLSGLAFDEALMRADRFVAEAIALGMNQEVPRREGVPFEPLLGKLV
- a CDS encoding cupin domain-containing protein, translated to MLTLKGGAPFQLAKAVSQRAQQVTSRQLSAEDSPEITLYAFDGGEGVSDAHYAGETLYFGLAGAPVIRLGASEDVLDPGDAFVVPRDAKHSLGSDAPFQLLQVTLTAGDDHSQTRHLIKGHAVNLAEAMDWAEGEVTSMTICQCPEISLTTFALAEGTRIGAHKSSGDALVMVLEGTAEITVGEETYQVKAGESLVMPAEIPHALKASEAFKMFLLVAF